In Spirosoma aureum, a single genomic region encodes these proteins:
- a CDS encoding adenylate/guanylate cyclase domain-containing protein, with protein sequence MFKHRYHQPTLTYFQQEFEQESVLRERQRASVLAILFAFGFVLYGVTIPFANVPIGEVTGHHISIQLATYMGGMLVYEIMVWQTLGMRRLWPRPAAAYFAKFGNATIEITVLTTAIYLVSKSLDHPILMLLSPIAYLYFIFITLSTLRLSSTVSLWTGGLAGLEFYALSLYLLEPGSDQVTELSFYLTETFPYALKTIIMILTGAGAAYVARQIRKTIQLSIERMETGEQIRTLFGQQVSPEVVEAILAQKGGLEASHRKVAVLFLDIRNFTNFADTHTPDEVITYQSAFFDVVATVIRQNGGIVNQFLGDGCMATFGAPLAVNNPAERAVEAGLAILDAIVEANQNGIIPQTSVGIGIQTGDAVVGNIGTENRQQYNITGTVVIQASRIEQLNKECNSQLLVSQEVIDDLPACPDSALCVGAKHLKGISKDIMLWQLA encoded by the coding sequence ATGTTCAAGCATCGATACCATCAGCCTACCCTCACTTATTTCCAACAGGAGTTTGAGCAGGAAAGCGTATTGCGTGAACGACAGCGAGCCAGTGTACTGGCTATTTTGTTTGCTTTTGGCTTTGTGCTCTACGGCGTTACTATTCCCTTTGCAAATGTACCCATTGGTGAAGTTACTGGTCATCATATTTCGATACAGCTGGCGACCTATATGGGCGGTATGCTCGTCTATGAGATCATGGTCTGGCAAACGTTGGGGATGCGACGACTTTGGCCAAGACCGGCCGCGGCTTACTTTGCTAAATTCGGGAATGCAACGATCGAAATCACTGTTCTGACTACAGCGATATACTTGGTCAGTAAGTCGTTAGATCACCCGATTCTGATGTTGCTCTCGCCTATTGCCTATCTCTATTTTATCTTTATTACCCTCTCAACACTCCGTCTTAGCTCGACCGTATCGCTTTGGACCGGTGGGCTAGCCGGACTTGAGTTCTATGCACTAAGCCTTTACTTACTGGAACCCGGTTCTGATCAAGTGACAGAGCTGAGCTTTTACCTGACAGAAACCTTTCCTTATGCGCTGAAAACAATCATAATGATATTGACGGGTGCCGGAGCAGCATACGTAGCCCGGCAGATCCGCAAAACGATCCAGCTTTCTATCGAGCGGATGGAAACGGGGGAGCAGATTCGGACACTGTTCGGCCAGCAGGTATCGCCCGAAGTGGTAGAGGCTATTCTGGCCCAAAAAGGCGGGCTGGAAGCCAGTCACCGGAAAGTGGCTGTCCTGTTTTTAGACATCCGCAACTTCACCAATTTTGCTGATACCCACACCCCCGACGAGGTTATTACCTACCAAAGTGCATTTTTTGATGTTGTCGCAACGGTTATCCGGCAAAACGGCGGCATTGTGAATCAGTTTCTGGGAGATGGTTGTATGGCTACATTCGGAGCTCCGTTGGCCGTTAACAATCCTGCCGAACGGGCAGTTGAAGCTGGCCTTGCCATTCTCGATGCCATTGTCGAAGCAAATCAGAATGGTATAATTCCTCAAACCTCGGTCGGAATCGGAATTCAAACGGGGGATGCGGTAGTCGGTAATATCGGGACCGAAAACCGCCAGCAGTACAACATTACGGGTACGGTTGTCATTCAGGCGTCACGCATCGAGCAACTGAACAAAGAATGCAACTCACAACTCCTGGTTAGTCAGGAAGTTATAGATGATCTACCCGCTTGCCCCGACAGTGCGCTCTGTGTTGGTGCTAAACACCTCAAAGGCATAAGTAAAGATATTATGCTCTGGCAATTAGCATAA
- the ppk1 gene encoding polyphosphate kinase 1, giving the protein MKHTFPYQPRELSWLSFNQRVLSEAADPTLPLYERINFLAIFSSNLDEFFRVKVAGLQNLLLLKARQVETVVDGDPAELLQQIAGIALAQQQECGRIFSNQIVPELEANGITLYQGQALLGEHQREVRHYFQSQVLAYLKPVYLTNPSHPFLPSRQLYFAIRLQDRQAPQAGYTYAYVNIPSDNLSRYTVLSPVNGQQFIITLDEIIRQNLSLAFKGYDVISCYSIKLNRDEDALIDDEFSGDLIEKIRHQLEQRKIGHPVRFLYDSTMDADMLGILRTTFGLQTAELVEGGRYHNLYDLFKFPNPLAPRLKNPSVKPMQVAQLELAETLVDEIHQQDLLLHYPYQTFDYVLRFFNEAAVDPNVISIRVTLYRLANSSLLANSLISAARNGKRVTVFVEVKARFDEANNLNWASRMQEAGVTIIYSLPGLKVHAKIALITRRGADGRKHTYSYLSTGNFNENTATVYTDHGLFTAHRGIGRELRQVFTYLKSRKQPKSFRHLLVAQFGMKENWLSLIDREIEHHRAGRPAYICLKMNGLEEKKTIDKLYEASQAGVRIDLLVRGICCLIPGKAGLSETIQVFRLVDKYLEHGRVLLFTNGGEEEIYLSSADWMNRNLNRRIEVGFPIYDPALRNELKALLQLQLSDTLKLRSVDADMVNQPLATVNATPLRAQEAIPDYLRSKEAGDSPV; this is encoded by the coding sequence ATGAAACATACCTTCCCCTATCAACCGCGTGAACTTAGCTGGCTTTCGTTCAATCAGCGTGTTCTAAGTGAAGCGGCCGATCCCACCCTTCCCCTTTACGAGCGCATAAATTTTCTGGCTATTTTCTCATCGAACCTCGATGAATTCTTTCGGGTAAAAGTTGCCGGTCTACAAAATTTATTACTGTTAAAAGCCCGCCAGGTCGAAACGGTCGTAGACGGTGACCCGGCCGAATTATTGCAGCAGATTGCCGGGATTGCTCTGGCTCAGCAACAGGAATGTGGGCGAATTTTTTCGAACCAGATAGTACCCGAACTGGAGGCAAACGGAATCACACTTTACCAGGGTCAGGCTTTATTGGGCGAACACCAGCGCGAAGTTCGACATTACTTCCAGAGTCAGGTTCTTGCCTATCTCAAACCTGTTTACCTGACCAATCCTTCGCATCCTTTTCTGCCCAGCCGACAATTGTATTTTGCCATTCGGTTGCAGGATCGTCAGGCTCCTCAGGCAGGCTACACCTATGCCTATGTCAATATTCCCTCCGACAACTTGTCTCGTTACACGGTGCTGTCGCCCGTGAATGGTCAACAGTTTATCATTACACTCGATGAAATTATTCGACAAAATTTATCCCTGGCATTTAAAGGATACGATGTCATATCGTGCTACAGCATAAAACTCAACCGCGATGAAGATGCCTTGATCGATGATGAGTTTTCAGGCGATCTGATCGAGAAAATCAGACACCAGCTCGAACAGCGCAAAATTGGCCATCCCGTTCGATTCCTTTACGATAGCACGATGGATGCCGACATGCTGGGTATTTTGCGTACTACCTTCGGCCTGCAAACAGCAGAACTGGTAGAAGGAGGTCGTTACCATAACCTCTATGATCTATTCAAATTTCCCAACCCACTGGCCCCGCGCCTGAAAAATCCGTCGGTAAAACCGATGCAGGTTGCTCAACTTGAACTTGCCGAAACCCTTGTGGATGAAATTCATCAGCAGGATTTACTGCTGCATTATCCGTATCAAACGTTTGATTACGTCCTGCGTTTTTTCAACGAAGCGGCCGTCGATCCAAACGTTATCAGTATTCGGGTAACCTTATACAGGCTGGCGAACTCGTCTCTACTGGCAAATTCACTCATCAGTGCGGCCCGAAATGGCAAACGAGTGACCGTGTTTGTAGAGGTAAAAGCCCGGTTCGATGAAGCCAATAACCTGAACTGGGCAAGCCGGATGCAGGAAGCCGGGGTTACCATTATTTACAGTCTACCAGGCCTTAAAGTCCATGCCAAAATTGCCCTGATCACGCGCCGGGGAGCCGATGGAAGAAAACACACCTATAGCTATCTCTCGACCGGTAATTTCAATGAAAATACCGCAACAGTATACACCGATCACGGCCTCTTTACAGCCCATCGCGGCATCGGGCGCGAACTCCGTCAAGTCTTTACGTATCTTAAAAGCCGCAAGCAGCCTAAATCATTCCGTCACCTGCTGGTCGCCCAATTTGGCATGAAAGAGAACTGGCTATCGTTGATCGACCGCGAAATTGAGCACCATCGCGCAGGTAGACCGGCTTATATCTGCCTCAAAATGAACGGACTGGAAGAGAAAAAGACAATCGATAAACTTTACGAGGCCAGCCAGGCGGGTGTTCGTATCGACTTGCTCGTGCGCGGTATCTGTTGCCTGATTCCCGGTAAAGCCGGATTGAGTGAGACGATCCAGGTATTCAGACTAGTCGATAAGTACCTGGAACATGGGCGGGTGCTGCTGTTTACTAACGGGGGCGAAGAAGAAATCTACCTCTCGTCGGCCGACTGGATGAACCGCAATCTTAATCGTCGGATCGAGGTTGGTTTTCCCATCTATGACCCGGCATTACGCAATGAATTGAAGGCATTACTCCAACTGCAACTAAGCGATACGCTTAAACTTCGGAGCGTAGACGCCGATATGGTGAATCAGCCTTTGGCAACTGTTAACGCTACGCCGTTGCGTGCTCAGGAAGCTATTCCAGATTATCTTCGCTCAAAAGAAGCAGGGGACTCACCAGTCTAG
- a CDS encoding lipid A deacylase LpxR family protein encodes MNTYIPDVAFRLTLATNALNRLTCLMLGFLLTYPALAQRNTLQLIRVSEDNDGLNTRREISDRQYTNGTRIDVFYTKQTKRRFLSALLIPLAGQVNNMYSIGLTHLMYTPTDIKKKTIIKGDRPYTATLYATHALTSSDPENKQRLTTELGLGVLGKAALGEELQLWIHRQLGFDKPQGWQHQLPTDVVINYLIQYEKQLVQPSANLQVLGLLSTNLGTLSNNLNAGLIVRAGLFSDYFSNYERKTSNQRLNSYRKFQLFFFVRPTIRFVMNDSVLQGGIFTHKQADYVLNSNLLNHAFMQVEYGGVLMHNRLGISFSEKLITPQFKGAPSQQVGNITLFVGI; translated from the coding sequence TTGAACACCTATATCCCCGACGTGGCATTTAGACTTACCCTGGCCACCAATGCCTTAAATCGCCTGACTTGTTTAATGCTGGGCTTTTTATTGACGTACCCGGCACTGGCGCAACGAAACACCCTTCAACTGATCCGGGTTAGTGAAGACAATGATGGTCTAAACACCCGACGGGAGATTAGTGACCGGCAATATACGAATGGCACTCGGATTGACGTATTTTATACCAAACAGACGAAGCGACGTTTTTTGAGCGCCCTTCTGATTCCGTTAGCGGGTCAGGTCAATAATATGTATAGCATCGGACTCACCCATCTGATGTACACACCAACCGATATCAAAAAAAAGACAATCATAAAGGGCGATCGACCGTACACCGCTACGCTATACGCTACCCACGCCCTCACCTCTTCTGACCCGGAAAACAAACAACGCCTGACAACCGAACTGGGTTTGGGTGTACTGGGAAAGGCTGCTTTGGGCGAAGAACTTCAGCTTTGGATTCACCGGCAGTTGGGTTTTGACAAACCGCAGGGCTGGCAACATCAGCTACCGACCGATGTTGTCATCAATTACCTGATCCAGTATGAGAAGCAGTTGGTGCAACCTTCAGCTAATTTGCAAGTTCTGGGCTTGCTAAGCACAAATCTTGGTACCCTAAGTAACAACTTAAACGCTGGCCTTATCGTCAGAGCTGGCCTGTTCAGCGATTATTTTTCGAACTACGAACGCAAAACCAGTAATCAGCGGTTAAACTCCTACCGCAAATTTCAGCTATTTTTTTTCGTACGACCGACTATTCGCTTTGTGATGAACGATTCGGTTTTACAGGGTGGAATTTTCACCCACAAGCAAGCCGATTATGTACTTAATAGCAACCTTCTGAATCATGCATTCATGCAAGTTGAGTATGGGGGCGTACTGATGCATAATCGATTGGGAATTTCATTCAGCGAAAAGTTGATTACACCCCAGTTTAAAGGCGCTCCATCACAACAGGTTGGGAACATAACTTTATTTGTAGGAATTTGA
- a CDS encoding bifunctional 5,10-methylenetetrahydrofolate dehydrogenase/5,10-methenyltetrahydrofolate cyclohydrolase yields MQLLDGKFLSAQIKQEIAAEVAQIREQGGKIPHLVAILVGNNGASETYVASKMKNCEEVGMKSTLIRFDPSVSEEDLLAKVREVNDNSDMDGLIVQLPLPDHINPDRVMETINPAKDVDGFHPINIGRMAKGLPAYISATPQGVLEMIKRYDIKTAGKHCVVVGRSQIVGLPMSILMQRNTYPGNCTVTITHSRTQNLAEICRSADILVAALGRSEFITADMVKDGAVVIDVGLERVPDATKKSGFALKGDVKFDEVAPKTSFITPVPGGVGLMTICSLMQNTLKAARGEIY; encoded by the coding sequence ATGCAACTCCTTGACGGTAAATTCCTTTCAGCACAAATCAAGCAGGAAATCGCGGCTGAAGTCGCACAGATACGCGAGCAGGGCGGTAAAATTCCGCATCTGGTCGCTATTCTGGTAGGAAATAACGGGGCCTCAGAAACCTACGTGGCTTCTAAAATGAAAAACTGCGAAGAAGTAGGCATGAAGTCGACGCTTATTCGCTTCGATCCGTCGGTTTCAGAAGAAGACCTACTGGCCAAAGTACGTGAAGTGAATGACAATTCGGACATGGACGGTCTGATCGTTCAACTTCCCCTACCCGACCATATTAACCCCGACCGCGTGATGGAAACCATCAACCCGGCTAAAGACGTAGACGGTTTCCACCCGATCAACATCGGCCGCATGGCCAAAGGCTTGCCCGCATACATTTCGGCAACTCCACAGGGTGTGCTGGAAATGATCAAGCGATATGACATCAAAACAGCAGGCAAACACTGCGTGGTAGTGGGACGGAGCCAGATTGTGGGCTTACCAATGTCGATTCTGATGCAGCGCAATACGTATCCCGGCAATTGTACGGTTACAATCACTCACAGCCGCACACAGAACCTTGCCGAAATCTGCCGGTCGGCCGATATTTTGGTGGCGGCTCTCGGCAGATCTGAGTTTATAACCGCCGATATGGTTAAGGATGGCGCCGTTGTGATCGATGTTGGTCTGGAGCGTGTACCGGATGCCACCAAGAAAAGTGGATTTGCGCTAAAAGGCGATGTCAAGTTTGATGAAGTCGCCCCAAAAACAAGTTTCATTACACCCGTTCCTGGTGGTGTAGGGCTGATGACCATCTGTTCGCTGATGCAGAACACACTCAAGGCAGCACGGGGTGAAATTTATTAG
- a CDS encoding glycosyltransferase family 117 protein encodes MQSFKRLNTLTGWLVFAVALFTYASTVERTASFWDCGEFIACSFKLQVPHPPGAPFFLLLGRIFSMLSLGNLTNVAYWINMASVLASAFTIAFLFWTITMLAQKLLDKPESEYSTADTLLVIGTSGVGALAYTFSDTFWFSAVEAEVYGMSSFFTAIVVWAAFKWERIEDEAAANRWLVLIAYLTGLSIGVHLLNLVTLPALALIYYFKKYPKPTFWGGAAAFTVGLIILGIINSGIIPGLPGMAFAVERLFVNSFGLPFNSGMFFFVIVFLGAVTYGIIWSVKQKRAVLNTSLLALAFVLIGYASYMQVLVRADFNPPINENDPSDALNFLSYLRREQYGSRSLLYGPVFTARPIDQKQGAPMWKKEGNKYVIFDHQPEYVYAPGDEMLFPRVYSSQQNHPQLYRQMLGLAEGQKPTMGDNLKYMFDYQLGHMWWRYLMWNFAGRESDEEGAGYLLPWSSDQNAPDLLKTNKARDNFYMLPFMLGLFGIVFQYFRRRRDFLIVGLLFLFTGIALQVFLNSPPSEPRERDYIYVGSFYFFAIWIGLGVMAIAEGLRAYLKSDTVRNGLVVGLALLMPIMMGAKSWDNHNRNHRYQSVDFAKNLLNSCAPNAILFTGGDNDTFPLWYVQEVEGFRRDVRVCNLSLLGTEWYIQQMKRKTYESDALPISLEFDNFNKGKNDIVPFYEVPGVKNGIDLKQYINLIKTNSPAIQVPLTSGDMTSVLPSSVLFLPIDKAALDQSNFVPAMLRPMVKDTLQWTIGKKDLYKPDLIMLDMIATNNWKRPIYFSSTLASDNYLSLKNYMQLEGYAYRLMPVAVPGATDGYVNSDIMYNNMLKKTFWREFDNPDVYYDETYKGPPVISARIAFFRLADQLIREGKKDKAREVLDYSLKVIPDKSIPYDQISSNYVRFLFTVGDSKKALEIADTMASRADQNLTYDKTGNRFGNPDADLYVLQTIVEACKEAKQTAAANKYEAIFQKHINSFG; translated from the coding sequence ATGCAGTCTTTCAAACGCCTGAACACCCTCACGGGCTGGCTTGTTTTCGCTGTCGCACTCTTTACGTATGCGAGTACAGTGGAACGCACAGCCAGTTTCTGGGACTGTGGCGAGTTCATTGCGTGTTCGTTTAAACTTCAGGTACCTCACCCGCCGGGTGCGCCATTCTTTCTGTTGCTGGGACGAATTTTCTCCATGCTTTCGTTAGGTAACCTGACCAATGTCGCTTACTGGATCAACATGGCATCGGTACTGGCCAGCGCGTTCACGATCGCGTTCCTGTTCTGGACCATCACCATGCTCGCCCAAAAACTTCTGGACAAGCCAGAGAGTGAGTACTCAACCGCCGACACATTGCTGGTCATTGGTACAAGTGGTGTTGGTGCATTGGCATACACCTTCTCCGATACGTTCTGGTTCTCGGCTGTTGAAGCTGAAGTATATGGCATGTCATCATTCTTTACAGCCATTGTTGTATGGGCCGCTTTCAAGTGGGAGCGCATTGAAGATGAAGCTGCGGCTAACCGCTGGCTGGTTCTCATTGCTTATCTGACCGGCCTGTCGATTGGTGTTCACTTGCTGAATCTGGTAACCCTTCCAGCCCTTGCCCTGATTTATTATTTCAAAAAATACCCCAAACCAACCTTTTGGGGGGGTGCCGCTGCATTTACGGTTGGGTTAATTATTCTGGGTATTATCAACTCGGGTATCATTCCTGGCTTACCTGGAATGGCCTTTGCCGTTGAACGGTTGTTTGTCAACTCGTTCGGTCTGCCTTTCAACTCCGGCATGTTTTTCTTCGTCATTGTTTTCCTCGGAGCGGTGACGTATGGTATAATCTGGTCAGTAAAGCAGAAACGGGCCGTTCTTAATACGTCTTTATTAGCGCTGGCGTTTGTGCTGATCGGTTACGCATCTTATATGCAGGTACTTGTTCGGGCCGATTTCAATCCTCCGATTAACGAAAATGACCCCAGTGACGCCTTAAATTTCCTGTCGTACCTGCGCCGTGAACAATACGGGAGTCGTTCGCTGCTTTACGGGCCGGTCTTTACGGCCCGGCCTATCGACCAGAAACAGGGCGCTCCTATGTGGAAGAAAGAAGGCAATAAATACGTTATCTTCGACCATCAGCCAGAGTACGTCTATGCACCCGGCGATGAAATGCTGTTCCCACGGGTATACAGTAGCCAGCAAAATCACCCTCAGCTCTATCGTCAGATGCTTGGCTTAGCCGAAGGGCAAAAGCCAACCATGGGCGATAACCTGAAATACATGTTCGACTATCAGTTAGGGCACATGTGGTGGCGCTATCTGATGTGGAACTTCGCCGGTCGTGAGAGCGATGAAGAGGGTGCAGGATACCTCCTGCCCTGGTCTTCGGATCAGAATGCGCCCGATTTGCTGAAGACCAACAAAGCGCGCGACAATTTCTACATGCTGCCGTTCATGCTCGGTCTTTTCGGTATTGTGTTCCAGTATTTCCGTCGTCGTCGCGACTTCCTCATTGTTGGCTTGTTGTTTTTGTTTACGGGGATTGCGCTCCAGGTCTTCCTGAACTCGCCCCCATCGGAACCGCGCGAACGTGACTATATTTATGTGGGTTCGTTCTACTTCTTCGCGATCTGGATTGGACTGGGCGTGATGGCCATTGCCGAAGGATTACGAGCCTATCTCAAATCCGATACTGTTCGTAATGGTCTGGTTGTTGGTCTGGCGCTGCTCATGCCCATTATGATGGGAGCCAAAAGCTGGGATAACCACAATCGGAACCACCGTTATCAGTCGGTCGATTTCGCCAAAAACCTGCTGAATTCCTGTGCCCCCAATGCGATTTTGTTTACGGGTGGCGACAACGATACGTTCCCGCTCTGGTACGTGCAGGAGGTAGAAGGTTTCCGACGTGACGTTCGTGTCTGCAACCTGAGCCTGCTTGGTACTGAATGGTATATTCAGCAGATGAAACGGAAGACCTACGAATCGGATGCGCTGCCAATTTCCCTGGAGTTCGACAACTTCAATAAAGGCAAAAATGACATCGTACCGTTCTATGAAGTGCCGGGAGTGAAAAACGGGATCGACCTGAAACAGTATATCAACCTGATCAAAACCAACAGTCCGGCCATTCAGGTGCCCCTGACCAGTGGTGATATGACCAGCGTGCTTCCTTCGTCGGTGCTGTTTCTGCCTATCGACAAGGCGGCACTTGATCAGTCGAACTTTGTTCCGGCAATGTTACGGCCAATGGTGAAAGATACCTTGCAGTGGACAATTGGTAAGAAGGATCTCTACAAGCCGGACCTGATCATGCTCGATATGATTGCAACCAATAACTGGAAGCGTCCGATTTATTTTTCGAGTACACTGGCCAGCGATAACTACCTGAGTCTGAAGAATTATATGCAGCTGGAAGGGTACGCGTATCGGCTTATGCCCGTTGCCGTACCGGGTGCTACCGACGGCTATGTCAACTCCGACATCATGTACAACAACATGCTGAAGAAAACCTTCTGGCGTGAATTCGACAATCCGGATGTTTATTACGATGAAACCTACAAAGGACCGCCGGTAATTTCAGCCCGCATTGCCTTCTTCCGTCTGGCCGATCAGCTAATTCGCGAGGGCAAGAAAGACAAAGCCCGTGAAGTGCTGGATTATTCGCTGAAGGTGATTCCGGACAAGAGCATTCCGTATGACCAGATTTCGTCAAATTACGTACGGTTCCTGTTCACGGTCGGTGACTCGAAAAAGGCGCTCGAAATTGCGGATACAATGGCTTCCCGCGCCGATCAGAATCTGACATACGACAAAACCGGCAATCGGTTCGGCAATCCCGATGCTGACTTGTATGTCTTACAGACGATCGTAGAGGCTTGTAAGGAAGCTAAACAAACAGCCGCAGCCAATAAATACGAAGCTATCTTCCAGAAACACATTAATTCGTTCGGTTGA
- a CDS encoding Na+/H+ antiporter → MHQTLLLCLSLMLAVSLFVMLGQRLRISAPIFLVVSGLVVSLIPGIPRIVIDHDLIFLIFLPPLLYEAAWYTSWKEFWRWRRIIVVLAFGLVIVTASAVAYMSSAFIPGFTLALGFLLGGIISPPDAVAATSVLKGVKVSKRSVSILEGESLVNDASSLVVFRFALVAVLSGSFAWKSAAVDFFFVTLMGILVGLAIAGIFYVIHRWMPTTTRVSILLTFMAPYFMYLTAEEFEVSGVMAVVSGGLFLSYHSHQILNHSARIQGTGMWATVVFALNGLVFILIGLELPVIIGGLGDYSKKDAILYAIMITAVVIVTRMAVVMFSSLFTWFIGRYITVADRNPGWRGPIIVGWAGMRGVVSLASALSIPLTLDNGEPFPHRNLILFITFVVILVTLVFQGLTLPWVIRKINYKDPDNRAPEEEQESAIRLKLLQTALAELEEKYGNEIGSNDLISNLKARMKNDFQSTKHHLNSLESDGGKIDEYNRAMTDIVSAKRRVLHQLRRREEFDDEVIRKEEARIDLEEEKLNHPIH, encoded by the coding sequence ATGCACCAAACATTACTGCTTTGCCTGTCACTCATGCTGGCCGTTTCCCTGTTTGTGATGTTGGGTCAGCGGTTACGAATCTCCGCACCAATTTTTTTGGTCGTGAGTGGTTTAGTCGTCAGCCTCATTCCAGGGATTCCACGTATTGTCATTGATCATGACCTGATTTTCCTGATTTTTTTGCCGCCTTTATTGTACGAAGCCGCCTGGTATACATCCTGGAAGGAGTTCTGGCGGTGGAGACGTATCATCGTAGTACTGGCTTTTGGGTTGGTCATCGTTACGGCTTCTGCGGTTGCGTATATGTCAAGTGCCTTCATTCCGGGTTTTACACTGGCGCTTGGATTCTTGTTGGGAGGTATTATTTCGCCACCCGATGCAGTGGCGGCTACTTCTGTTCTCAAAGGAGTTAAAGTTTCGAAACGATCCGTCAGTATTCTGGAAGGTGAGAGCCTGGTAAACGACGCATCGAGTTTAGTTGTCTTTCGATTTGCACTGGTTGCCGTTCTGTCCGGGTCTTTTGCCTGGAAGAGTGCGGCTGTCGACTTCTTTTTTGTCACACTCATGGGCATACTGGTTGGGTTGGCAATTGCAGGAATTTTTTATGTCATTCATCGATGGATGCCTACCACAACGCGGGTAAGCATACTATTGACCTTTATGGCTCCTTATTTCATGTACCTAACGGCCGAAGAGTTTGAGGTTTCGGGCGTGATGGCCGTTGTGAGCGGAGGGTTGTTTCTGTCGTACCATAGCCATCAAATTCTCAACCATAGCGCCCGCATTCAAGGGACGGGTATGTGGGCAACTGTGGTTTTTGCCTTAAATGGGTTAGTGTTTATCCTGATCGGTTTAGAACTGCCCGTCATAATTGGTGGGCTGGGCGATTATTCGAAAAAAGACGCTATTCTATACGCCATCATGATTACAGCCGTGGTCATTGTTACCCGAATGGCCGTTGTCATGTTTTCGTCATTATTTACCTGGTTTATTGGACGATACATTACCGTTGCCGATCGAAATCCGGGATGGCGTGGGCCCATAATTGTTGGCTGGGCAGGTATGCGTGGCGTTGTATCGCTGGCATCGGCGTTATCGATTCCACTAACCCTGGACAATGGAGAGCCATTTCCTCATCGAAATCTGATCCTGTTCATCACGTTTGTTGTAATTCTGGTCACGCTGGTTTTTCAGGGATTAACGTTACCCTGGGTTATTCGGAAAATCAATTATAAGGACCCCGACAACCGCGCGCCGGAAGAAGAACAGGAATCGGCCATCCGGCTAAAATTGCTGCAGACTGCGCTTGCCGAATTAGAGGAAAAGTATGGGAACGAAATTGGTAGTAATGACCTGATTAGTAATTTGAAGGCTCGAATGAAAAATGATTTTCAGTCAACGAAACATCATTTGAACTCATTGGAAAGCGATGGGGGGAAGATAGACGAATACAACCGGGCGATGACCGATATAGTTTCTGCTAAAAGAAGAGTGTTACACCAGCTTCGCAGGCGAGAAGAGTTTGACGATGAGGTAATTCGTAAGGAAGAGGCACGTATCGACCTGGAGGAAGAGAAACTAAATCATCCCATTCATTAA